Genomic segment of Umezawaea sp. Da 62-37:
AGTTCGACACCGAGGGCGAACGTTCCGTGTACTACCTCTTCAAGCCGGCCGGAACGGAACTGCTCTTCGAGGACGACGTCCTCGTGTCGGTGATGGTGCGCACGCAGCCCGATGCCGACGACGACGAGTTCGACGTCTACCCGCGCCCCGCGGCACTGGTGGACGGGCTGTCCGCCACGGCCGACCGCGCCGCGGTCACGGCTTTCCTGGGCACCCCGGAGCGGGCAGGCGAGGGTTTCGACCGGTACCGGGTCAACGGGCGCTACCTGCACTTCGAGTTCGACCCGCGCGGTCACGTCGCCAAGATCTCCGCTCTGCTCGAAGCGATCTGACGAAGCCGCGAACCCGGCGAGGTTCGGCGTCGAAGTCCGGGTCCGCCGCGGCGGATCCGGTACGACGGTGCTCCTGTTGCCCGGCCGCGGCGACGGGCACAACGTTGTGCCTGCGAAACCCCTGTCCGGATAGGTCCCATGTGGCGCGCGATGCCGTTCGCGTGGGCGATCCGAGAACGGGAAGTCGTTGGACAGCCGCACACCACGGCCCTGAGTTCGACACGCGCCCCGGCCTTGCGAAGCCCGAGTCAGGTCGACGGGTGGTAGAGCTCGGGCCTGCGGTCGTGGAGTGCGTTGTTGTGCGGGCCCAACGCTTTGTCCCGTGCCGAGGCGGGGTCGAGTTCGGCGGTCAGGACGACGGGCGCGGCGGGCGTGTCCGCTGCCGTGGCGGGGCCCGCCAGGAGGTAGCCGGTGTCCGCGCAGATCAGGCTGCCGCCGATCCACTGGACGCCGCGTTCCTCGCCGCAGCGGTCGGCGACGACGACGTGCACCCGGTTCGTGGCCGCCGCCGCCTGCGCCTTGACGACCTCGATCGCCCGTTCGCCCGCGGGCCGGGGCAGGAGGGGCCAGTTGGCGGGGACGGCGAGGACGTCGGCTCCGGACAGCGCGGCCAGTCGGGTCCACTCCGGGAACTCCAGGTCGTAGCAGATCATGACCGCCACCCGGCCGACGGCGGTGTCGACGACGGTCGGCGGCCGGTCGCCCGCGCGGAAGAACTCCGGCTCACGGCCCCACAGGTGCGCCTTGCGGTAGCGCAGCCGCACGCCGCCGTCCTCGACGAGGACGGCGGCGTTGTAGACCTCGCCGCCGGCGCCCGACTCCGCGAAGCCGCACACCAGCACGACGCCCAGTTCCCGCGACAGCGCGCGGAGGAGCGCGACGGTCGGTCCGTCCAAGTCCTGCGCGGCGGCCCGCGCCTCGTCGGCGGTGCGGAAGGCGTAGCCGCAGACCGCCAGCTCCGGCAGCACCACCAGACCGGCACCCCGCGCCGCGGCCTCGCGCACCGCGGCGTCGAGGTGGCCGTGGTCGTTCGAACCCGGCACCGCGGGGATCTGGCAGGCCGCCACGACCACCACGGGGCTCAGTCGTCCTCGGTCGCCGTGCCGAGCACCGCGGCGGGCGCGACGTAGCCGTTCGGGTCGATCACCCGGCCCGCTCCACGGGCCGCGGCCACGACCTCCGGCGCCCACTCCAGCGCCACGCGGCCGTCCCCCGCCGTGACGACGAGCAGCTCCCCCTCGCCTTCCAGCAGCGTGACCGACCGCCACGCGCCCGCGGGCACCGACAGCGAGTCGAGCCTGCCGAGCTCCACGACCTGCTCCTCGGCCCCGGAGTTGAGCCGGACCGCCCAGCGGCCCTCCTTCGCGGTCAGCACCTGGGTCTCGTCGTGGCGGTGCCGCAGCACGCCCTCGCCGGGCGTCGCGCGCAGCCACGCCACCGAGAACCCGTGCGGCTCGTGCAGCCGCGGCACGGCCCGGCGGTTCTCGCTCAGCCCGTACCCGATGACGAGGCTCAGCTCGGCGCCACCGCCGGGGAGGCGGGAGCACAGGAACGGTTCGCGCGTCCAGGTCCGGTCGGCGGTGTGCGTGACGCGGGTGCGGAACTGCTCGACCGAGAACACGTCCAGCTCGTCGATCTCCTCCTGGCTGATCGGCGTGATGAGCGCGACGCCCTCCGGCAGCTCGTCGCCCCGCACGGTGTCGATCAACCGGTTGTCCGCGGTCAGGCGCAGCCCGTGCCCGGCGGCCTCGCGGAGGACCGAGGGGCCCCAGATGATGCCGCCGGTGTCGTCGCGACCGAGCACCGTCAGCAGGATCCCCTCGTCGTCACCGACGTTGGTGAACCCGCGGAAGATCCACGTGGGCACCGAGATGACGTCGCCGTCGACCGACCGGTACTCGCCCTGCCCGCCGTCGGCGCCCCAGCGCAGCTGGTAGTCGCCGCCGAAGTTGATGAACACCTCGGCGGTGAAGTGCAGGTGCAGGCTGTTCGTGACGCCGTTGGGCATGCCCGCCGCGCCGAGGTTGAACCCGTGCGGCTCGCGCAGGTTCACGAACTGGTCGGCGCTCTGCGAGACGCCGGGGCCGATGAACGAGTAGTTGTCCTTGAGGTCCGAGCCAGGGGTGCGGCAGTCGATGAACGCCGCCTTGCAGGGAACCCAGTCGGACTTCCGAACGGTGCGCCGGGCGACCTCGTCGGGCGGGACCACGCTGTTCTGCATGGGATCTGTCCTCACGTGTGCTCAGTAGATGTTGGGCTCGGTGGGCACGCCGTCGCCGCGGGTGCCGTTGATCTGGGCGCGCAGCGCGATCTCGTCGAACACGCGCACCTCGCGCACGATCCGACCGCCCTGCACGAGGAACTGCGAGACGCCGAGCAGGGTGATCGGGGCGCCGGTGGCCGCTCCGAAGGCGGGCGTGCCGTGGTAGGTGCCGCGCATCGTCCACGTCACCGCGACGCGCAGGCCCGCGTACCGCTCGGAGTGGTTGGTCTGGACGTCGCGGACCTCGAAGCGCGCGTTGGGGAACGGGGCCACGAGCGAGAGGAGGTCGCGCTGGTAGCCGTCGGCGCGGACGATGGTCTGGTCGCCGATGGTGTGCAGGAACAGGTCCCGCACGGCGAACTCCGGGAGCTTGTGCAGCCGCCGCTGGTTCCACACCTCCTCGACGAACTCCAGCACCATCTCGCACTCGGGGCGGAAGTCGTCAGGGCGGGGACCGCTGTCGCCCACCGCGAGCACGTCGGCGGGGG
This window contains:
- a CDS encoding nitrilase-related carbon-nitrogen hydrolase → MVVVAACQIPAVPGSNDHGHLDAAVREAAARGAGLVVLPELAVCGYAFRTADEARAAAQDLDGPTVALLRALSRELGVVLVCGFAESGAGGEVYNAAVLVEDGGVRLRYRKAHLWGREPEFFRAGDRPPTVVDTAVGRVAVMICYDLEFPEWTRLAALSGADVLAVPANWPLLPRPAGERAIEVVKAQAAAATNRVHVVVADRCGEERGVQWIGGSLICADTGYLLAGPATAADTPAAPVVLTAELDPASARDKALGPHNNALHDRRPELYHPST
- a CDS encoding ester cyclase — its product is MPLDPVAYRPYEDPDDFIREVTDRIWVRRDVSYIVDNYEPDSIVHGGLGTVVGRDGVIEGSLMRIAGSPQHIGQAEDVVWEARGDDAFLSSHLVFSSDPYLVDGKQVRVRTRTIANCLYRRGRMVEEWVVRDELASCLQRGQDPDEVARGLAFRKYQGSMLEPAPADVLAVGDSGPRPDDFRPECEMVLEFVEEVWNQRRLHKLPEFAVRDLFLHTIGDQTIVRADGYQRDLLSLVAPFPNARFEVRDVQTNHSERYAGLRVAVTWTMRGTYHGTPAFGAATGAPITLLGVSQFLVQGGRIVREVRVFDEIALRAQINGTRGDGVPTEPNIY